Below is a window of Agreia sp. COWG DNA.
ATGCACCGTTGTGCCATCGGCCAACCGGATCGACGCCCGGATTGTGGGATAGCCGCGGGAATCAAGTACCTGCTCGGCCGTGACTTGGTCAAAATGCGTTGCCCGGTCGCGGGTATGGCTGACGTATTCGCCTGCAGGGGCAACGGTGGGGGTGTGGTGACCGGTGTAGTCATTCATGTCAAATATCGCTTTCGATTGGGGCCGACAATGGCCGGCCGTAAAGGATCCAGAAGATGAGGGGTGCTGGTCTAGTCGGACTCCCACGGAAGAGGAGTGCCAGCAGAGACCGGATTCACGGGGACGACCAGCACCGGGCGGTGCTGCCGGTGGGCAAGTCGCGTCGCGACCGACCCATCGAAAAATTCGCGCACGCTGTCCCGGATAGTGGAATCGCGCGTGCCAACGACGATCAGTTCGGCATCCAGCTGCTCCGCCAGACTCGACAGGGCCTTCGCGGGCTCGCCGGCAAGATACCGAGTACTCCACTGCACGTGGAGTGGATCAAGAACACCGGCCAGTCGATCCGAAAGATCTCGCGGGAAGGTCGTCTCGGTGCCGATCACATCCGGGTCGAACGGCATAGACCGCACAGACCCGTCAGGCAGATTCTCGATCGGGTACTCAGAGACATCGACGAAGGCGCAGACGAGCTGCGCGTCAAGCTGCCGGGTGAAAC
It encodes the following:
- a CDS encoding universal stress protein gives rise to the protein MEAQNLSTVLVGVIPGMPDSVLRTAAGFTRQLDAQLVCAFVDVSEYPIENLPDGSVRSMPFDPDVIGTETTFPRDLSDRLAGVLDPLHVQWSTRYLAGEPAKALSSLAEQLDAELIVVGTRDSTIRDSVREFFDGSVATRLAHRQHRPVLVVPVNPVSAGTPLPWESD